The region GGGTCGCGCTATGCCGTCAGCGGCGGCGTGGCGCGCGACCGTGAAGAGGCCTTGGCGCTGCTGGCCGCGCTGAAGCGGCAGAAGCGATTCGCTAAGGCCACCCATAACACCTGGGCCGCGATCCTGGCGGGCGAGCCGGTGAAGGATGATGACGGCGAATCCGGTGCCGGCGCGCTGATCCTGCAGATGCTGGAACGCGCCGGGCTGACCGATCACGTCGTCATCGTCACCCGCTGGTATGGCGGCAAGCATCTGGGCGGCGACCGCTTTCGCCATGTCGCCGATGCGGTGCGGCATTATTTCTCCGAGACCGGGCTGGGTTAGGGCAGATTTCCCGAATGCGTCTGGCCTTGGCCGGGCCGCACGCTAGAATGGTCTGGAATACCAGACGGGGGATTTCATGGATTTCATGACGAAGGTCGCCGAGGTTGTCGGCGGGGTGATGGTGCAGCTGCGCAAATCCTCGGCGCCGAAGATTGCGGCAGTGGGGACCACGCCCGAGATCCCGGATGCGAAGAAGCAGGGCATCATGACGCTGAAGATGCCGACGGCGCGGGGCTGGGACAAGGGGCATAAGCCGCAGACGGCACCGGGGCTCAAGGTGAATGCCTTTGCCGAGGGGCTGGCCCATCCGCGCTGGATCAAGGTTCTGCCCAATGGCGACGTGCTGGTGGCCGAGGCATTGCAGGAAGAACGCCCGCCTCGCGACCTGATGGACCGGGCCATGGTCGGCACGATGAAGCGCGCGGCGGCGGTCGGCAAAAGCGCGAACCGCATCTCGCTGTGGCGCGACCGCGACGGCGATGGCGTGGCCGAGATCCGCCATGATTTCCTGACCGGGCAGCGCCAGCCCTTCGGCATGGCGCTGGTCGATGGCACCTTCTATGTCGGCAATACCGACGGGATCGTGGCCTTTGCCTATGCCGAGGGCGCGGACCGGATCGAGGGGCAAGGCCGCAAGCTGGTCGATTTCAAGCCGGGCGGGCACTGGACCCGCAGCCTGATCGTCTCGCCCGATCGGCAGCGGATCTATGCGGGCGTCGGCTCGCTCAGCAATATCGGCGATCAGGGCATGGCCGAGGAAGAAGGCCGCGCCTCGATCTGGGAACTGGATCTGGCCAGCGGGCAGGCGCGCGAATTTGCCACCGGGCTGCGCAATCCGGTGGGTCTTGCCTGGGAGCCGGAGACGGGTGCGCTCTGGACGGTGGTGAATGAACGCGACGGTCTGGGTGATGAGACGCCGCCGGATTACCTGACCTCGGTCACGGACGGCGGTTTCTACGGCTGGCCCTATTCCTATTGGGGCCGCACCGTCGATGACCGGGTGGCGCAGGATGCCGCGCTGGTCGCGCGCGCCATCACCCCGGATTACGCGCTTGGCGGGCATACGGCCTCGCTCGGTCTCTGCTGGATGCCCGAGGGCACCTTGCCCGGATTTGGCGCCGGCATGGTGATCGGCCAGCACGGATCGTGGAACCGCTCGACGCTGAGCGGTTACAAGCTGATCTTCGTGCCCTTCGCGGGCGGCAAGCCCTCGGGTCCGCCGCGCGACATCCTGTCGGGCTTCCTCTCGCCGGACGAAAAATGGTCCTATGGCCGGCCGGTGGGCGTGGCGGTCGGGCCGGATGGCAAGTCGCTGTTGATGGCCGATGACGTGGGCAATGTGATCTGGCGGGTGACGGGGGCGTAAGCCGCCCGTCAGACCAGCTCCCGTCAGACTAGAACAGCCGACCAGTCGAAGGTCCGGATCATCCAGTCGGCGATGCGGTTCACGCTGCCTGTGGCGACGAGGGCCGCGAAGACCAGAAGCAGCAGACCCGAGGCGCGTTCGGCATGGCGCATCACGTCGCGATGCCGGGCGATCCAGCCCAGCACCGGCGCCGCGAAAGCTGCCGCCAGCACGAAGGGCAGGGTCATGCTGAGTCCGAAGGTCGCCAGCAAGCCGACCCCGCGCATCAGACTGTCGCTGCCCGAGGCAATCAGCAGGATCGCGGCCAGCGACGGCCCGACGCAGGGCGTCCAGCCAAAGCCGAAGGCCAGCCCGACGAGATAGCTGCCAAAGGCACCGCGCCGCCGGGGCTCGGCCCCGATCCGCGCCTGCCGGTCGAGGGGCGCGAGCCGCAGCACTCCCAGCAGGTGCAACCCAAGAACGGCCAGAACCGCCGCCGCCACATAGGACAGCGGCTGGCGGTAATCGGCAAAGGCGCGGCCAAGCGTGGTTGCGCCCAGCCCGAACAGCAGGAAGATGCTGGTCACGCCAAGCGCGAAGGCGATGGCGGCCATGATCAGGCGGCGTTGCGCGCGCGGCGCGATCGCCTCGCTGCCCCGCAACTCGGGGATCGAGACCCCGCCCAGGTAGCCGAGATAGAAGGGCAGCA is a window of Paracoccus zhejiangensis DNA encoding:
- a CDS encoding YigZ family protein, which codes for MTEGQADGLRVYDKIISDRGSRYAVSGGVARDREEALALLAALKRQKRFAKATHNTWAAILAGEPVKDDDGESGAGALILQMLERAGLTDHVVIVTRWYGGKHLGGDRFRHVADAVRHYFSETGLG
- a CDS encoding PQQ-dependent sugar dehydrogenase; this translates as MDFMTKVAEVVGGVMVQLRKSSAPKIAAVGTTPEIPDAKKQGIMTLKMPTARGWDKGHKPQTAPGLKVNAFAEGLAHPRWIKVLPNGDVLVAEALQEERPPRDLMDRAMVGTMKRAAAVGKSANRISLWRDRDGDGVAEIRHDFLTGQRQPFGMALVDGTFYVGNTDGIVAFAYAEGADRIEGQGRKLVDFKPGGHWTRSLIVSPDRQRIYAGVGSLSNIGDQGMAEEEGRASIWELDLASGQAREFATGLRNPVGLAWEPETGALWTVVNERDGLGDETPPDYLTSVTDGGFYGWPYSYWGRTVDDRVAQDAALVARAITPDYALGGHTASLGLCWMPEGTLPGFGAGMVIGQHGSWNRSTLSGYKLIFVPFAGGKPSGPPRDILSGFLSPDEKWSYGRPVGVAVGPDGKSLLMADDVGNVIWRVTGA
- a CDS encoding cytochrome c biogenesis CcdA family protein, with translation MPDIGYLGAALAGLLAFASPCILPMLPFYLGYLGGVSIPELRGSEAIAPRAQRRLIMAAIAFALGVTSIFLLFGLGATTLGRAFADYRQPLSYVAAAVLAVLGLHLLGVLRLAPLDRQARIGAEPRRRGAFGSYLVGLAFGFGWTPCVGPSLAAILLIASGSDSLMRGVGLLATFGLSMTLPFVLAAAFAAPVLGWIARHRDVMRHAERASGLLLLVFAALVATGSVNRIADWMIRTFDWSAVLV